A single region of the Myripristis murdjan chromosome 3, fMyrMur1.1, whole genome shotgun sequence genome encodes:
- the LOC115357258 gene encoding high choriolytic enzyme 1-like, with protein sequence MTAKSQKDRAAFGQSKLSELQGVSPRQSSSPEKLHCQSHRATRPTLKMKPDFLLLLLLLLGLSQAHPLQEEGRGEQVLVEDPEAVHMDISTRILSSNNGSSEILLEGDMVVPRTRNAMFCWSHNCLWRKGSDGLVTIPFTVSGDFSAWDRQKIERAMRSYHSGTCLRFVPRQKEQDYISIQNRDGCFSSLGREGGAQVLSLNRQGCLYHGIIQHEINHALGFQHEQTRSDRDQYVRINWDNIDPRMAYNFYRQHTDNLDTPYDYSSIMHYGRTAFSVQYGRDSITPIPDPTVQIGQRQGLSRIDILRINQLYGC encoded by the exons ATGACAGCAAAATCTCAAAAGGATAGAGCTGCATTTGGGCAGTCTAAACTGAG TGAGCTTCAAGGAGTCTCTCCGAGGCAAAGCAGCTCTCCAGAGAAGCTCCACtgtcagagccacagagccaccaGACCCACCCTGAAGATGAAGCCCgacttcctgctgctgctgctgctgctgctgggcctcTCGCAGGCCCATCCTCTccaggaggagggaaggggagaaCAGGTCCTGGTGGAAGACCCGGAGGCCGTCCACATGGACATCAGCACCAGGATCCTGTCCTCCAACAACGGCTCCAGTGAGATCCTGCTGGAAGGAGACATGGTGGTGCCCAGAACCAGAAACGCCATGTTCTGCTGGAGCCACAACTGCCTGTGGAGGAAAGGCTCCGACGGCCTGGTGACCATCCCCTTCACGGTGAGCGGCGACTTCTCGGCCTGGGACAGGCAGAAGATCGAGCGCGCCATGCGGTCCTACCACAGCGGCACCTGCCTCCGCTTCGTCCCCCGTCAGAAGGAGCAGGACTACATCAGCATCCAGAACAGAGACGGCTGCTTCTCGTCTCTGGGCAGAGAGGGAGGCGCGCAGGTCCTCTCCCTCAACAGGCAGGGCTGCCTCTACCACGGCATCATCCAGCACGAGATCAACCACGCTCTGGGCTTCCAGCACGAGCAGACCAGGAGCGACCGCGACCAGTACGTCAGGATCAACTGGGACAACATCGACCCGCGGATGGCCTACAACTTCTACAGGCAGCACACCGACAACCTGGACACTCCCTACGACTACTCCTCCATCATGCACTACGGCAGGACGGCCTTCTCCGTCCAGTACGGGAGGGACAGCATCACCCCGATCCCCGACCCCACCGTCCAGATCGGCCAGAGGCAGGGCCTGTCCCGCATCGACATCCTGAGGATCAACCAGCTCTACGGCTGCTGA